In Clarias gariepinus isolate MV-2021 ecotype Netherlands chromosome 1, CGAR_prim_01v2, whole genome shotgun sequence, one DNA window encodes the following:
- the LOC128520091 gene encoding low affinity immunoglobulin epsilon Fc receptor-like: MRQTHSNCSRNNRSWVWSDQSCVSYFNWDHGEPNNAGTDNCVQIQKDSNKWNDAGCNWTDKFVCYKKRTPLIVIEQEKTWRDALRFCRQNHGDLVSVQSQEMQNRVELVTQNVSTNASLIWVGLRHTCALGFWYWVTGETICYQNWAPGNGTGVEDCGDVERTGAMLSDSKEWISLPETQTLPFICVTT, encoded by the exons ATGAGGCAGACTCATAGCAAT tgCTCCAGAAACAATAGGTCCTGGGTCTGGTCAGATCAGTCTTGTGTCTCATACTTCAACTGGGATCATGGAGAGCCAAACAACGCTGGGACTGATAACTGTGTACAAATCCAGAAAGACAGTAATAAATGGAATGATGCAGGCTGCAACTGGACTGACAAATTTGTCTGCTATAAAA AGCGAACTCCACTGATCGTGATTGAACAGGAGAAGACGTGGCGAGACGCCCTGAGGTTCTGCAGACAGAATCATGGCGACCTGGTTTCTGTTCAGTCACAGGAAATGCAGAACAGGGTGGAATTAGTCACTCAAAATGTCTCCACTAATGCATCACTCATATGGGTTGGTCTGCGTCACACCTGCGCTCTGGGCTTCTGGTACTGGGTGACAGGAGAGACCATCTGCTACCAAAACTGGGCTCCAGGTAACGGGACCGGAGTGGAAGACTGTGGTGATGTGGAGAGAACCGGAGCGATGCTGTCTGACAGTAAGGAGTGGATTAGCCTGCCAGAGACTCAAACACTCCCCTTCATCTGTGTCACCACCTAG